The sequence below is a genomic window from Terriglobales bacterium.
CTGGTTGCCATAAGTTGTCTCCAGCGTGCCTTTCACGCGTCAGCCGACAAACTTGTATCCGACACCATGCACGGTGAGGAAGTATTGCGGTTGCTCGGGATTCGGCTCCAACTTTTGCCGCAGCCGAACGATGTGAGCGTCCACGGTGCGAGTGGTCGGAAACCGCTCGTACCCCCAGACGTCGCTGAGCAGGCGATCCCGGCTCAGGGTTTCTCCGCTGTGGCTGATGAAATACTTCAGCAGCTCGAATTCTTTCGCCGAGATGTCCAGCATCTTGCCCCGGCGGCTGACGCGGCAGCTCTTCAGGTCCACCGACACGTCCGAGAACCCCACGCGATCACCGTTGTGGCTGCCGTGCTGCACGCGCCGCAGCACGGCCTTGGTGCGCGCGATCAGTTCGCGGATGGAAAACGGTTTGGTGACGTAATCATCGGCGCCCAATTCCAGGCCGACGACCTTGTCCACCTCTTGCCCGCGCGCGGTGAGCATGATGATCGGCACCGACGGCCGCTTCACCTTGAGCTGCTTGCAGACGTCGAGGCCGCTCATCTTGGGCATCATGACGTCCAGCAGCACCAGGTCAGGCGAGTCTTTCAAGGCTCGCTCCAGGCCCTCGACCCCGTCATAGGCGGTAAGGACCTCATAACCTTCAAACTCAAAATTGTCGCGCAGGCCGGCGACCATGCTGGGCTCGTCTTCGATGATCAGGACCTTCGTCATCACGCCACCCCCACGCCCTGGCTGATATCAGGTTTGCTGTTCTGCACCACCGCGACCGGAGGCTGCACCGGCAGCAGCAGGCTGAACTTGCTGCCCTTGCCGGGCACACTCTCCACCTCGACATTGCCCCCGTGCGCATGGGCGATGTGCCGCACCAGGCACAGCCCCAGGCCGCTCCCCTTGGTGTTGTGCACCAGTGGGTCGCAAACGCGGTAGAACTTTTCAAAAATCTTCGAGTGCTCTTCGCGCGCGATCCCGATTCCGTGGTCCACCACTTCCAGCTTCACCGAGCCGTTGCTGCGTTGCAGGTTCACGCCCAGGTAACGGTCGTCGGAGGAGTACTTGATGGCGTTGTTCACCAGGTTCAGCAGCGAGCGCGCAATCGCCTCCCGGTCCACCATCACGGGCGGAATATCGTCCGCGATCTTTTCTTCGAAGCGGAATCCCTGCTGCTCGATCTGGTAGCGATACGCTTCCAGCGTTGTCCGCACCAGCTCCGGCAAGTTGGTCTCGCGGAAGTCGTACTCCTTGCGGCCCGCCTCGATGCGCGAGAAATCCAAAATGTTATTGATCAGGGCCGTCAGCCGCTCGCTTTCCTTGCGGATGGTGCAGTAATAATCCTGCTGCTTGTCCTTTTGCGGCACTCGCCCCAGTTCCAGCGTCTCGGCGTACAAACGGATCAACGCCAGCGGCGTGCGCAGCTCATGGGAAACGTTGGAAACGAAGTCGGACTTGATCTTCGCCAGCTCCATTTCCTTGCGCACCCCGCGATAAGTGAACACCATGCCGGCTGCCAGCAGCAGCGACAAACCGCCCAAGACCAGGAAACTGGTACGCAGGAACTTCTGCCCGATCGCCTCCACCGTGGTGCCCTTGAACTTCATTGCCAGCATCAGCCCCGGGAAACCGGCTTCGAGTTTGCGCTCCATTTCCGGCATGCCGCCGTCCCAATCCGAGCAGGTCGCCATCGCCGGTTCCTTGGGCGCGTGAATCATCATCACCGCCTCCGAGTGGCCGTTGTTGTTGCTGCGCGACTCGTATTCGCTCTCGGCCATCATCGTGTTCATCATCTCGGGAAAAAACTTGCCCTGCAGGAACTCGGGATCGAACACCACTCCGCCGATGCCCGCTTTGTTTTCTTTCAGCGGAAAGAAAACTACCGCCTGGTAGACGCCCTTTCCATTGCGGTTGATCCACTCGCCTGACGGCAAATAGGGACGCTCGCCCTTGCTCGCCAGCTTTTCCATTTTTTCAACCAGGCCTCCGCCTTCCATGTCGAACCAGCCCGTGATCATGGCACCCAGCTTTTCTCCCTCGACCTTGACCTCGGGGATTTCGGCGTAGCGGGACTGCGAGCGCACCACCGTTCCTTTTCCCTTACTCCAGGCGAACACGTGCGAGAATTCAGCATGCTGGTCGAGAAGCGCCTGCAGCCGCGAGCCGGCATCGGAATCGTACGGGCAAGGCACTTTCTCCTGGACCACCTCCACCATGTCGTATGCCTTGCGAGCCATGCGTTTTTCCGTGATCGCCATCATGTGCTGGAAATCCCGCTGGATCGCGGCCTCGATCGCACGGTCGCGCTGGATCGAACGCAGGTGCAGGACGCTGAACCCGATCAGCGCCGCGGCCGGAAACACTACGAATCCAAGTGTCACCAGCAGTCTGAACCGTTCGTTTTTCCCTCGCATCGCCATTCGCTACCTCCGGGCATCTATCACGGGACAGCCGACAACATAGCCAATTGCTCCCCGCCGTGTGTCAAATGGGGGTAAAAATTCGT
It includes:
- a CDS encoding HAMP domain-containing sensor histidine kinase, whose translation is MAMRGKNERFRLLVTLGFVVFPAAALIGFSVLHLRSIQRDRAIEAAIQRDFQHMMAITEKRMARKAYDMVEVVQEKVPCPYDSDAGSRLQALLDQHAEFSHVFAWSKGKGTVVRSQSRYAEIPEVKVEGEKLGAMITGWFDMEGGGLVEKMEKLASKGERPYLPSGEWINRNGKGVYQAVVFFPLKENKAGIGGVVFDPEFLQGKFFPEMMNTMMAESEYESRSNNNGHSEAVMMIHAPKEPAMATCSDWDGGMPEMERKLEAGFPGLMLAMKFKGTTVEAIGQKFLRTSFLVLGGLSLLLAAGMVFTYRGVRKEMELAKIKSDFVSNVSHELRTPLALIRLYAETLELGRVPQKDKQQDYYCTIRKESERLTALINNILDFSRIEAGRKEYDFRETNLPELVRTTLEAYRYQIEQQGFRFEEKIADDIPPVMVDREAIARSLLNLVNNAIKYSSDDRYLGVNLQRSNGSVKLEVVDHGIGIAREEHSKIFEKFYRVCDPLVHNTKGSGLGLCLVRHIAHAHGGNVEVESVPGKGSKFSLLLPVQPPVAVVQNSKPDISQGVGVA
- a CDS encoding response regulator transcription factor, with the translated sequence MTKVLIIEDEPSMVAGLRDNFEFEGYEVLTAYDGVEGLERALKDSPDLVLLDVMMPKMSGLDVCKQLKVKRPSVPIIMLTARGQEVDKVVGLELGADDYVTKPFSIRELIARTKAVLRRVQHGSHNGDRVGFSDVSVDLKSCRVSRRGKMLDISAKEFELLKYFISHSGETLSRDRLLSDVWGYERFPTTRTVDAHIVRLRQKLEPNPEQPQYFLTVHGVGYKFVG